The following coding sequences are from one Ramlibacter henchirensis window:
- a CDS encoding multicopper oxidase family protein, whose translation MTDPHDPGTTSVAVLDSPKSSSRRLLFKTAGASAAGIFAPQLATGQTALTTAARPPSPPTTPWAQELPVQRPIEPESNLSPAGTGIAGEKECGRADHQAWSRFAPQLFYKVDVKIGSHSFHPELPTAEVWGYEGKVPGPLFHARYGQPILVRFRNQLPNSVQGFGSPDISVHLHNLHTPSESDGFPIDWFSAGTCGATLTRPGEYKDHHYPMVYAGVDAFGGIGDPREALGTLWYHDHRVDFTAANVYRGMAGFFLAFDEIDSGNENDPNPNALRLPSGEFDVPLMLSDKYFDSGGHLSFDQFNQDGFIGDKWLVNGKIQPYFHVAPRKYRFRLLAAATARVWDLQLRFQNRAQSFAQIANDGNLFEAPLLRSNVMLGNAERADIVVDFSRFPVGSELFLTNRLKHLDGRKPENDFLATPDQVLKFIVDRPLPGPDNSRVLSHLRDQPPITMSEVVNTRNFVFARSGGGWTINDRQFANRPLASPKKGTAEIWNLVNPSGGWAHPVHIHFEEGRILKRNGGDPPAHERGRKDVYLIGPNERVQVFLRFRDFVGKYVIHCHNTIHEDHAMMGRWDIVA comes from the coding sequence ATGACCGATCCACATGATCCCGGCACCACGTCCGTGGCCGTCCTGGATTCACCGAAGAGCAGCTCGCGACGGCTGCTGTTCAAGACCGCCGGCGCATCGGCCGCGGGCATTTTTGCGCCCCAGCTGGCGACCGGGCAGACGGCCCTGACGACGGCCGCGCGTCCGCCGAGTCCGCCCACGACGCCGTGGGCGCAAGAGCTGCCGGTGCAAAGGCCGATCGAGCCGGAATCCAACCTCAGCCCCGCGGGCACGGGCATCGCGGGCGAGAAGGAATGCGGCCGTGCCGACCACCAGGCCTGGAGCCGCTTCGCGCCGCAGCTGTTCTACAAGGTCGACGTCAAGATCGGCTCGCACAGCTTCCATCCGGAGCTGCCGACGGCGGAAGTCTGGGGCTACGAGGGGAAGGTGCCCGGACCGCTCTTCCACGCGCGCTACGGGCAGCCGATCCTCGTGCGCTTCCGCAACCAGCTGCCCAATTCCGTCCAGGGCTTCGGTTCGCCCGACATCTCGGTGCACCTGCACAACCTGCACACGCCCTCGGAGAGCGACGGCTTCCCGATCGACTGGTTCAGCGCCGGCACCTGCGGGGCGACGCTCACGCGCCCAGGCGAGTACAAGGACCACCACTACCCGATGGTGTACGCCGGGGTCGATGCGTTCGGCGGGATCGGCGACCCGCGCGAGGCGCTGGGCACGCTGTGGTACCACGACCACCGGGTCGACTTCACGGCGGCGAATGTCTACCGCGGCATGGCCGGCTTCTTCCTGGCCTTCGACGAGATCGACTCGGGCAATGAGAACGACCCCAACCCCAACGCCCTGCGCCTGCCCAGCGGCGAGTTCGACGTGCCGCTGATGCTGTCGGACAAGTACTTCGACAGCGGCGGCCACCTGTCGTTCGACCAGTTCAACCAGGACGGCTTCATCGGCGACAAGTGGCTGGTCAACGGCAAGATCCAGCCGTACTTCCATGTCGCGCCGCGCAAGTACCGCTTCCGGCTGCTGGCCGCCGCCACCGCGCGGGTGTGGGACCTGCAACTGCGCTTCCAGAACCGCGCGCAGAGCTTCGCGCAGATCGCCAACGACGGCAACCTGTTCGAGGCCCCGCTGCTGCGCAGCAACGTGATGCTCGGGAACGCCGAACGCGCGGACATCGTGGTGGACTTCTCCAGGTTCCCGGTCGGCTCCGAGCTGTTCCTGACCAACCGCCTGAAGCACCTGGACGGCCGCAAGCCCGAGAACGACTTCCTGGCCACGCCCGACCAGGTGCTCAAGTTCATCGTCGACCGGCCGCTTCCGGGGCCCGACAACAGCCGGGTCCTGAGCCACCTGCGCGACCAGCCGCCGATCACGATGTCGGAGGTGGTGAACACGCGAAATTTCGTCTTCGCCCGCAGCGGCGGCGGCTGGACGATCAACGACCGGCAGTTCGCCAACCGGCCGCTCGCCTCGCCGAAGAAGGGCACCGCGGAGATCTGGAACCTGGTCAACCCGAGCGGCGGCTGGGCGCATCCGGTCCACATCCACTTCGAGGAAGGACGCATCCTCAAGCGCAACGGCGGCGATCCGCCGGCGCACGAGCGCGGACGCAAGGACGTGTACCTGATCGGCCCGAACGAGCGCGTGCAGGTCTTCCTCCGCTTCCGGGACTTCGTGGGCAAGTACGTCATCCACTGCCACAACACCATCCATGAAGACCACGCGATGATGGGCCGCTGGGACATCGTCGCCTGA
- a CDS encoding SCO family protein → MTASAQTRDEAGAPRRPLFSSERRRDWLTACAGGLVAAAGAGAAYLPWISPRVHAQRRAQPARRTGSRLPDVPLLTHDGRQVRFYSDLVRGRLVFISMMYTQCSERCPPMTQALRGVQEALGDRVGRDVFMYSISLLPEYDRPADLQAYRELHRVGPGWTFLTGAKKDVEQVRYALGFYDPDPEIDADLGQHTGMVRIGNDALDRWCMTFILSEPHLILEAFMGVDPVSRAAGASWARPMQS, encoded by the coding sequence ATGACAGCCTCTGCTCAAACCCGGGACGAAGCCGGCGCACCCCGCAGGCCCCTGTTCTCCTCCGAACGCCGCCGCGACTGGCTCACGGCCTGCGCGGGCGGACTGGTGGCAGCCGCCGGCGCCGGCGCCGCCTACCTGCCCTGGATATCACCGCGCGTCCACGCGCAACGCCGCGCGCAGCCGGCCCGCCGCACGGGCTCGCGCCTGCCCGACGTGCCACTGCTCACCCACGACGGCAGGCAGGTGCGGTTCTATTCCGACCTCGTCCGCGGCCGCCTCGTGTTCATCAGCATGATGTACACGCAGTGCAGCGAGCGCTGCCCGCCGATGACGCAAGCCCTCAGGGGCGTGCAGGAGGCGCTGGGCGACCGCGTCGGCCGCGACGTGTTCATGTACTCGATCTCGCTGCTGCCCGAGTACGACCGCCCGGCGGACCTCCAGGCCTACCGCGAGCTGCACCGCGTCGGGCCGGGCTGGACGTTCCTCACCGGGGCGAAGAAGGACGTGGAGCAGGTGCGGTACGCGCTGGGCTTCTACGACCCGGATCCCGAGATCGACGCGGACCTGGGCCAGCACACGGGCATGGTGCGCATCGGCAACGACGCGCTGGACCGCTGGTGCATGACGTTCATCTTGAGCGAGCCGCACCTGATCCTGGAAGCGTTCATGGGCGTGGACCCCGTCAGCCGCGCAGCGGGCGCCAGCTGGGCACGTCCGATGCAATCCTGA
- a CDS encoding FAD-dependent oxidoreductase, which yields MSQPLQIHTDVLIAGGGPCGLMLANELGRFGVRALLVEPKAGTAFNPQANATQARTMEHFRRHGFAQEIREAGLPPDHLTDIAYFTRFCRHELARLRLPTARQAEAAIKGMGGSWSAAELPHRVSQKFVEAVLLRHARKYATNEIRHGWRLVDFEDTGQEVRARVASSDGANLQHVRARYLVGADGARSLVRQQLRIDYAGATGFRRHFMGGRMLAVYCRAPGFYDLFPHDRAWMYVSVNAQRRAFMASVDGRSEFAFHAAIHEGEDADAWTEADARRIFSEAMGCEIPIEVLSMLTWTAGHALVAERFQQGRVFLGGDAVHLFTPTGGLGYNTAVEDAVNLGWKLAHVVQGRAPESLLRTYELERKPLAQRNTAYAKHFADSVGLFPATPELEADTPAGAQARQAASAHLNAHVRLEFNIPGVTFGGRYDGSPIVVPDGTSPPPDTPNEYVPTACPGGRPPHAWLEDGRSLYDTFHVGWTLLALGPDAPDAGGFQSAAKAAALDLQVVHHANPGLLALYEAALVLIRPDHIVAWRGQDDRSAGAVLTACTGG from the coding sequence ATGTCGCAGCCGCTCCAGATCCACACCGACGTCCTGATCGCGGGCGGAGGGCCTTGCGGGCTCATGCTGGCCAATGAGCTCGGCCGCTTCGGCGTGCGCGCATTGCTGGTCGAACCCAAGGCGGGAACGGCGTTCAACCCGCAGGCCAATGCGACGCAGGCGCGGACGATGGAGCACTTCCGGCGGCACGGGTTCGCGCAGGAGATCCGCGAGGCGGGACTTCCGCCGGACCACCTGACCGACATCGCCTACTTCACCCGCTTCTGCCGCCATGAACTCGCACGCTTGAGGCTGCCGACGGCGCGGCAGGCTGAAGCCGCGATCAAGGGCATGGGCGGATCGTGGAGCGCTGCCGAACTGCCGCACCGGGTCTCGCAGAAGTTCGTGGAAGCCGTCCTGCTGCGCCACGCGCGCAAGTACGCCACCAACGAGATACGCCACGGCTGGCGGCTGGTGGATTTCGAGGACACGGGGCAGGAGGTGCGGGCCCGCGTGGCTTCGAGCGATGGCGCGAACCTGCAGCACGTCAGGGCACGCTACCTGGTCGGCGCCGACGGCGCACGCAGCCTGGTGCGGCAGCAACTGCGCATCGACTACGCGGGCGCCACGGGTTTCCGTCGCCACTTCATGGGCGGCAGGATGTTAGCGGTCTACTGCCGCGCGCCGGGCTTCTACGACCTGTTCCCGCACGACCGCGCATGGATGTATGTCTCGGTCAATGCGCAGCGGCGCGCGTTCATGGCGTCGGTGGACGGCAGGAGCGAGTTCGCCTTCCACGCCGCCATCCACGAGGGCGAAGACGCCGACGCGTGGACCGAGGCCGACGCAAGGCGCATCTTCTCGGAGGCGATGGGCTGCGAGATCCCGATCGAGGTGCTGTCGATGCTCACCTGGACGGCGGGCCATGCGCTGGTGGCCGAGCGGTTCCAGCAGGGGCGTGTGTTCCTGGGCGGCGATGCGGTCCACCTGTTCACGCCGACGGGAGGCCTGGGCTACAACACCGCGGTCGAGGATGCGGTGAACCTCGGATGGAAGCTCGCGCACGTCGTGCAGGGCCGCGCGCCCGAGAGCCTGCTGCGCACGTACGAGCTCGAGCGCAAGCCGCTCGCCCAGCGCAACACCGCGTATGCGAAGCACTTCGCCGATTCGGTCGGCCTGTTTCCCGCCACGCCGGAGCTCGAGGCCGACACGCCGGCAGGCGCGCAAGCGCGGCAGGCCGCATCGGCACACCTGAACGCGCACGTCCGGCTGGAGTTCAACATCCCGGGCGTCACCTTCGGCGGGCGCTACGACGGCTCGCCCATCGTGGTGCCCGACGGCACGTCACCGCCGCCGGACACACCGAACGAGTACGTTCCGACCGCATGCCCGGGAGGCCGCCCGCCCCACGCGTGGCTGGAAGACGGACGATCGCTGTACGACACCTTCCACGTGGGCTGGACGCTGCTGGCGCTGGGGCCGGACGCGCCCGATGCAGGTGGCTTCCAGTCGGCCGCGAAGGCAGCGGCGCTGGACCTGCAGGTGGTGCACCATGCGAATCCCGGACTGCTGGCGCTCTATGAAGCTGCGCTGGTGCTGATCCGCCCCGACCACATCGTCGCGTGGCGCGGCCAGGATGACCGCAGCGCCGGCGCAGTGCTGACGGCGTGCACGGGCGGGTAG
- a CDS encoding helix-turn-helix domain-containing protein: protein MARDASEQQTPASPTLMGARVRQLRRRRGLTLEELARAVDVDKAHISRIENNHKSPSVAMLAQLAKTLNTSIGHLLGETLDKAEIKVTRAAELQSSPRLQQSREPGEHQFRPLLHGKAVGSFEAFLVHPGPDPGTTEARHSGQEMLYVVAGTVEVMFHDHVVTLKQGDCIHFPGYLHHRLRRVGRAKAAALLVLSNA, encoded by the coding sequence ATGGCCCGCGACGCATCCGAACAGCAGACCCCCGCCTCGCCCACGCTCATGGGAGCGCGCGTGCGCCAGTTGCGCCGCCGCCGCGGCCTGACGCTGGAGGAGCTCGCCCGCGCGGTCGACGTCGACAAGGCGCACATCTCGCGCATCGAGAACAACCACAAGTCGCCCTCGGTGGCCATGCTGGCCCAGCTGGCCAAGACCCTGAACACCTCGATCGGGCACCTGCTCGGCGAGACGCTGGACAAGGCGGAGATCAAGGTCACGCGCGCGGCCGAGCTGCAGTCGAGCCCGCGCCTGCAGCAGTCACGCGAGCCGGGGGAGCACCAGTTCAGGCCCCTGCTCCACGGCAAGGCGGTCGGCTCCTTCGAGGCCTTCCTGGTGCATCCGGGCCCGGACCCCGGGACCACCGAGGCGCGCCACTCCGGGCAGGAGATGCTCTACGTCGTCGCCGGCACGGTCGAAGTCATGTTCCACGACCATGTCGTGACGCTCAAGCAGGGCGACTGCATCCATTTCCCGGGCTACCTCCACCATCGGCTTCGACGAGTGGGGCGGGCGAAAGCGGCTGCGTTGCTGGTGCTGTCGAACGCGTAA
- a CDS encoding aldolase: protein MEAKSQTRDRVDQELASKIQLDTRTPAEKLVLACRMLGARGHWHGGLAGQITARGQEKGTYWTLKFGIGADEATPADLILVDEDLRPLDGVSLANPAVRFHLWVYRVRPDVQSIVHTHPPGVTALSMTGQRLAVAHMDSTPFYDNCGYVGDWPGLPIGDNEGEVIAGGLGKRKALLLAHHGLLTAGSTIEEAAVLAIWLEQAAQAQVQAAAVGTIREVRPELALEARDFLLKPQITGLTFQYFARKVLRESPGCLSPAQSAARA, encoded by the coding sequence ATGGAAGCCAAATCGCAGACGCGTGACCGCGTCGACCAGGAACTCGCCAGCAAGATCCAGCTGGACACTCGCACGCCCGCCGAAAAACTGGTGCTCGCCTGCCGCATGCTCGGCGCCCGCGGCCACTGGCACGGCGGGCTGGCCGGGCAGATCACCGCGCGCGGCCAGGAGAAGGGCACCTACTGGACGCTGAAGTTCGGCATCGGCGCGGACGAGGCGACACCCGCCGACCTCATCCTCGTGGACGAAGACCTGCGGCCGCTGGACGGCGTGTCCCTGGCCAACCCGGCGGTGCGTTTCCACCTCTGGGTATACCGCGTGCGTCCCGATGTGCAGAGCATCGTCCACACCCACCCGCCGGGCGTGACCGCGCTCTCCATGACGGGTCAGCGGCTGGCGGTCGCGCACATGGACTCGACGCCCTTCTACGACAACTGCGGATACGTGGGCGACTGGCCCGGGCTGCCGATCGGCGACAACGAAGGCGAGGTCATCGCGGGCGGACTGGGCAAGCGCAAGGCGCTGCTGCTCGCGCACCATGGCCTGCTGACCGCCGGCTCCACCATCGAGGAAGCCGCCGTGCTGGCGATCTGGCTGGAGCAGGCCGCGCAGGCGCAAGTGCAGGCCGCCGCCGTCGGCACGATCCGCGAGGTGCGGCCGGAGCTTGCCCTCGAAGCGCGCGACTTCCTGCTCAAGCCGCAGATCACCGGCCTGACGTTCCAGTACTTCGCCCGCAAGGTGCTGCGCGAGTCCCCCGGCTGCCTGTCGCCCGCGCAGTCCGCTGCACGAGCCTGA
- a CDS encoding TRAP transporter substrate-binding protein has translation MKRRNLLTTGVAGAAAAVASTAHAQTLPTIRWRMPSSFPKALPTVFGGAEAISAIVSKLTDGKFTISAHAAGELVPPLGILDAVQTGTVECGHTAGFYYIGKEPALVFDTGVPFGMSPRQHAAWMMHGGGLDLMREVYAKFNVVQIPCGNTGAQMGGWFRKEIKAPADFKGLRIRAAGFLGHVYTKLGATPQQIPASDIYQALEKGTIDAVEWVGPADDEKLGLSKVAKFYYAPGVLERGASLCFIAGKQAWDGLPALYKAALEAACAQASADMLAKYDATNVPALRRLIGSGAKLGYWSRPIMDAMKKASDEVLKEQSAANETFRKVHDHWSKFLGDQVLWASVNDGAAEQFMISGARKT, from the coding sequence ATGAAAAGACGCAACCTCCTCACCACCGGCGTGGCCGGCGCCGCTGCCGCCGTCGCGAGCACCGCGCATGCGCAGACCCTTCCCACGATCCGCTGGCGCATGCCTTCCAGCTTCCCGAAGGCGCTGCCTACCGTCTTCGGCGGCGCGGAGGCGATCTCCGCCATTGTCAGCAAGCTCACCGATGGCAAGTTCACGATCTCGGCCCACGCGGCCGGCGAACTGGTGCCGCCGCTGGGCATCCTGGACGCCGTGCAGACCGGCACGGTCGAGTGCGGACACACCGCGGGCTTCTACTACATCGGCAAGGAACCGGCGCTGGTGTTCGACACCGGCGTGCCGTTCGGAATGAGCCCGCGCCAGCATGCCGCCTGGATGATGCACGGCGGCGGCCTCGACCTGATGCGCGAGGTCTACGCCAAGTTCAACGTCGTGCAGATCCCCTGCGGCAACACCGGCGCGCAGATGGGTGGCTGGTTCCGCAAGGAGATCAAGGCGCCCGCGGACTTCAAGGGGCTGCGCATCCGCGCCGCCGGGTTCCTCGGCCACGTGTACACCAAGCTCGGCGCCACGCCGCAGCAGATCCCGGCCTCCGACATCTATCAGGCGCTGGAGAAGGGCACCATCGATGCGGTGGAATGGGTGGGCCCCGCGGACGACGAGAAGCTGGGCCTGTCCAAGGTGGCGAAGTTCTACTACGCCCCGGGTGTGCTGGAGCGCGGCGCCTCCCTGTGCTTCATCGCCGGCAAGCAGGCCTGGGACGGCCTGCCCGCCTTGTACAAGGCGGCGCTGGAAGCGGCTTGCGCCCAGGCGAGCGCCGACATGCTGGCCAAGTACGACGCCACCAACGTGCCGGCGCTGCGCCGCCTGATCGGCAGCGGCGCCAAGCTGGGCTACTGGTCGCGCCCCATCATGGACGCGATGAAGAAGGCCAGCGACGAGGTGCTGAAGGAGCAGTCGGCCGCGAACGAGACCTTCCGCAAGGTGCACGACCACTGGAGCAAGTTCCTGGGCGACCAGGTGCTGTGGGCCTCGGTGAACGACGGCGCCGCGGAGCAGTTCATGATCAGCGGCGCCCGCAAGACCTGA
- a CDS encoding YsnF/AvaK domain-containing protein, with protein sequence MEQSNDKKKGTGAGAVAGAAAGGVAGGAAAGAAVGGMTGPAGAAVGAAVGAGLGAVSGRKAADDGTAGGPYTVIGAFDDSMTAQRAVERLTQAGFDRDDVHLQYEQGSEAVRQQPERTEKKSGGFFASLFGMDDAEERREQQSPYAQHAYTYDEAVRRGSAVVVVDANDERQADQACSLLHELGAVDVDERSRQWRAEGWQPPVTDTQQNLTGRQGDVRTDQGKVLDVVEEELQVGKRTLDRGGVRVVQRVSSKPVRELVRLREEHAVVERRAVNRPATGEDLSNFKEGTLEVRESVEEPVVAKTARVVEEVRVGKEVREREETIEDNVRRKDVDVERLAGQAGRTERERAVAKDESLAGTRKVGDKDKPL encoded by the coding sequence ATGGAACAGAGCAACGACAAGAAAAAAGGTACCGGGGCCGGTGCGGTCGCCGGTGCTGCGGCAGGCGGCGTCGCAGGTGGTGCGGCGGCAGGCGCCGCGGTGGGTGGCATGACCGGCCCGGCAGGGGCAGCGGTGGGAGCCGCCGTGGGCGCAGGGCTCGGCGCGGTGTCCGGCCGGAAGGCTGCGGATGATGGCACCGCCGGCGGGCCGTACACGGTGATCGGCGCGTTCGATGATTCCATGACCGCGCAGCGCGCCGTCGAACGGCTGACCCAGGCCGGCTTCGACCGCGACGACGTCCATCTCCAGTACGAGCAGGGCAGCGAGGCAGTCCGCCAGCAGCCCGAGCGGACGGAGAAAAAGAGCGGCGGCTTCTTCGCCAGCCTGTTCGGCATGGACGATGCGGAGGAGCGGCGCGAGCAGCAGAGCCCGTACGCCCAGCACGCCTACACCTATGACGAAGCGGTCCGCCGCGGCAGCGCCGTGGTGGTGGTCGACGCGAACGATGAGCGCCAGGCCGACCAGGCTTGCTCGCTGCTGCACGAGCTGGGAGCGGTGGACGTGGACGAGCGCTCCAGGCAGTGGCGCGCCGAGGGCTGGCAGCCGCCGGTGACCGATACGCAGCAGAACCTGACCGGTCGCCAGGGTGACGTCCGCACGGACCAGGGCAAGGTGCTGGACGTCGTGGAAGAAGAGCTCCAGGTCGGCAAGCGGACCCTGGACCGCGGCGGCGTCCGCGTCGTGCAGCGCGTCTCGTCCAAGCCCGTGCGCGAGCTCGTCCGGCTGCGCGAAGAGCACGCCGTGGTGGAACGCCGCGCCGTCAACCGCCCTGCGACCGGTGAGGACCTTTCCAACTTCAAGGAAGGCACGCTGGAAGTGCGCGAGTCGGTGGAAGAGCCCGTGGTCGCCAAGACCGCCCGCGTGGTGGAAGAAGTCCGCGTCGGCAAGGAAGTGCGCGAGCGCGAGGAGACCATCGAAGACAACGTGCGCCGCAAGGACGTCGACGTCGAGCGACTGGCGGGCCAGGCCGGCCGCACCGAGCGTGAGCGCGCCGTCGCGAAGGACGAATCGCTGGCCGGCACGCGCAAGGTCGGCGACAAGGACAAGCCGCTCTAA